In a single window of the Micromonospora inositola genome:
- the rpsB gene encoding 30S ribosomal protein S2 encodes MAVVTMRQLLESGVHFGHQTRRWNPKMKRFIMTERNGIYIIDLRQTLDYIEKAYDFVRNTVAEGGSILFVGTKKQAQEAISEQATRVGQPYVNHRWLGGMLTNFQTVYKRLQRMKELEGLGDLSGTAAGYTKKETLQLSREKIKLTRTLGGLRDMQKLPAAIWVVDTKKEHIAVDEARKLGIPVIAVLDTNCDPDEVDFPIPGNDDAIRSAELLTKVVAAAVADGLIARSGRRRGGDEKPEPGQVGSDEPLAEWERELLEEPKKAGEQQPAEQPQTEQPAPAAAE; translated from the coding sequence ATGGCCGTCGTGACCATGCGTCAGCTGCTGGAGAGCGGTGTCCACTTCGGGCACCAGACCCGGCGCTGGAACCCGAAGATGAAGCGCTTCATCATGACGGAGCGCAACGGCATCTACATCATCGACCTGCGCCAGACCCTCGACTACATCGAGAAGGCGTACGACTTCGTGCGCAACACGGTGGCTGAGGGCGGCAGCATCCTCTTCGTCGGCACGAAGAAGCAGGCCCAGGAGGCCATCTCCGAGCAGGCGACCCGGGTCGGCCAGCCTTACGTCAACCACCGCTGGCTCGGCGGCATGCTGACCAACTTCCAGACGGTGTACAAGCGCCTGCAGCGGATGAAGGAGCTGGAGGGCCTGGGTGACCTGAGCGGCACCGCCGCCGGCTACACCAAGAAGGAGACGCTGCAGCTCTCCCGCGAGAAGATCAAGCTGACCCGCACCCTGGGTGGTCTGCGGGACATGCAGAAGCTTCCGGCCGCGATCTGGGTGGTCGACACCAAGAAGGAGCACATCGCCGTCGACGAGGCCCGCAAGCTGGGCATCCCGGTGATCGCGGTGCTCGACACCAACTGCGACCCGGACGAGGTCGACTTCCCGATCCCGGGCAACGACGACGCCATCCGGTCGGCGGAGCTGCTGACCAAGGTCGTGGCCGCCGCCGTCGCCGACGGTCTGATCGCCCGTTCCGGCCGTCGCCGGGGCGGCGACGAGAAGCCGGAGCCGGGCCAGGTCGGCAGCGACGAGCCGCTGGCCGAGTGGGAGCGCGAGCTGCTGGAGGAGCCGAAGAAGGCCGGCGAGCAGCAGCCGGCCGAGCAGCCGCAGACCGAGCAGCCGGCGCCCGCCGCCGCGGAGTGA
- a CDS encoding tyrosine recombinase XerC encodes MRESVDDFADHLARVRNRSAHTVRAYVTDVVSLLDHAVRMGCVDLAELDLTVLRSWLAKQRTMGAARTSLARRAASARTFSAWAHRSGLLPADVAAPLASPKAHRELPTVLRADQAAALMAAPGRAAAPPNATDRTAAPPQAADLPAAGQDEPVLLRDRVLLELLYGTGIRISEACGLDVADVDHGRRVVRVLGKGGRERAVPYGVPAQRALDVWLSRGRPALAGPGSGSALLLGARGGRLNPTTARRIVAGYAERAGLPRTSPHGLRHSAATHLLEGGADLRAVQELLGHSSLASTQIYTHVSVERLRAAYRQAHPRA; translated from the coding sequence ATGCGGGAGTCGGTGGACGACTTCGCCGACCATCTCGCCCGGGTGCGCAACCGCTCCGCGCACACCGTGCGGGCGTACGTCACCGATGTGGTCTCGCTGCTCGACCATGCCGTCCGGATGGGCTGCGTCGACCTGGCCGAGCTGGACCTGACGGTGCTGCGCAGCTGGTTGGCGAAGCAGCGGACGATGGGCGCCGCCCGGACATCGCTGGCCCGCCGCGCCGCCTCGGCGCGCACCTTCAGCGCCTGGGCGCACCGGTCGGGGCTGCTGCCGGCCGACGTGGCCGCCCCGCTGGCCAGCCCGAAGGCCCACCGCGAGCTGCCCACCGTGCTCCGTGCCGACCAGGCCGCCGCCCTGATGGCCGCCCCCGGCCGGGCCGCCGCACCGCCCAACGCCACGGACCGGACCGCCGCGCCGCCCCAGGCGGCCGACCTACCCGCGGCCGGCCAGGACGAGCCGGTGCTGCTGCGGGACCGGGTGCTGCTGGAACTGCTCTACGGCACCGGGATCCGGATCAGCGAGGCGTGCGGCCTGGACGTCGCCGACGTCGACCACGGCCGCCGGGTGGTGCGGGTACTGGGCAAGGGCGGCCGGGAGCGCGCCGTGCCGTACGGGGTGCCGGCGCAGCGCGCGCTGGACGTGTGGCTGAGCCGGGGCAGACCTGCCCTGGCGGGTCCGGGCTCCGGAAGCGCGCTGCTCCTGGGTGCCCGGGGCGGGCGGCTGAATCCGACCACCGCGCGTCGGATCGTCGCCGGGTACGCCGAGCGAGCGGGCCTGCCCCGGACCAGCCCGCACGGGCTGCGGCACTCGGCCGCCACCCACCTGCTGGAGGGCGGCGCGGACCTGCGCGCGGTACAGGAGCTGTTGGGCCACTCCTCGCTGGCCAGCACCCAGATCTACACGCACGTCTCGGTGGAGCGGCTGCGGGCGGCGTACCGGCAGGCGCACCCGCGGGCCTGA
- a CDS encoding DNA-processing protein DprA: MSRDQETRTEDRLARVALTWLTEPGTWSVHRLVERLGAPATLTLLCEGGAPEEKLHATVAARLAAGDSRAAAARALERTDRLGARIVTPDDDEWPAGVEDLRRLALSGASRRVDTETAPPLCFWVRGAWPLAEAMARSVAVVGARAATPYGVHVATELGYGLADREWSVVSGGAFGIDAAAHRGALNAGGVTVAVLACGVDRPYPMGNTALFDRIAETGLLVSEWMPGAEPLRPRFLIRNRVIAAATRGSVLVEASARSGATQTMRRALAIDRPGMVVPGPVTSAMSVGAHELLREQPTARLVTGVAHVLEEVGRIGADLAPPARGPRRPADELDDEAALVLESLPRRGLRSPDAVAARAGVGVRVALRKLSLLEELGLVVRRDGGYALAPPPDRRPAGTRPAGAPPQPE; the protein is encoded by the coding sequence ATGAGCCGTGACCAGGAGACACGTACGGAGGACCGGCTGGCCCGGGTGGCGTTGACCTGGCTCACCGAACCGGGCACCTGGTCGGTGCATCGGCTGGTCGAGCGGCTCGGGGCGCCCGCCACCCTGACGCTGCTCTGCGAGGGCGGCGCGCCGGAGGAGAAGCTGCACGCCACCGTGGCCGCCCGGCTCGCCGCCGGTGACTCCCGGGCCGCGGCGGCCCGGGCGCTGGAGCGGACCGATCGGCTCGGCGCCCGGATCGTCACCCCCGACGACGACGAGTGGCCGGCCGGCGTCGAGGACCTGCGCCGGCTCGCCCTCTCCGGCGCCAGCCGTCGGGTGGACACCGAGACCGCCCCGCCGCTGTGCTTCTGGGTACGCGGCGCCTGGCCGCTGGCCGAGGCGATGGCGCGGTCGGTGGCGGTGGTCGGCGCCCGGGCTGCGACGCCGTACGGCGTGCACGTGGCCACCGAACTCGGCTACGGCTTGGCGGACCGGGAGTGGTCGGTGGTCTCCGGCGGGGCGTTCGGCATCGACGCCGCCGCGCACCGGGGCGCGTTGAACGCCGGCGGGGTGACCGTGGCGGTGCTGGCCTGCGGGGTGGACCGGCCCTACCCGATGGGCAACACCGCCCTCTTCGACCGGATCGCCGAGACGGGGCTGCTGGTCAGCGAGTGGATGCCGGGCGCCGAGCCGCTCCGGCCGCGGTTCCTGATCCGCAACCGGGTGATCGCCGCCGCCACTCGGGGAAGCGTGCTGGTGGAGGCGTCCGCGCGCAGCGGGGCGACCCAGACCATGCGCCGGGCGCTCGCCATCGACCGACCGGGAATGGTGGTGCCCGGTCCGGTCACCTCGGCGATGTCGGTCGGCGCCCACGAACTGCTCCGGGAGCAGCCCACGGCCCGACTCGTCACCGGGGTCGCGCACGTACTGGAGGAGGTGGGACGGATCGGCGCCGACCTGGCACCCCCGGCCCGGGGGCCGCGACGCCCCGCAGACGAACTCGACGACGAGGCCGCCCTGGTGCTGGAATCCCTGCCGCGTCGGGGGCTGCGCAGCCCGGACGCGGTGGCCGCCCGCGCCGGGGTGGGCGTCCGGGTCGCGTTGCGCAAGCTGTCCCTGTTGGAGGAGTTGGGGCTGGTGGTCCGCCGCGACGGCGGGTACGCGCTCGCCCCACCTCCGGACCGGCGTCCGGCCGGCACCCGCCCGGCGGGCGCGCCGCCACAGCCCGAATGA
- a CDS encoding class I SAM-dependent methyltransferase family protein yields the protein MTRDWYAWHDDYDQPDSALSRRLTELRLRIREALDQAPPGPLRVVSLCAGQGRDLIPVLATHPRRDDVTARLVELDPRNAEVARAAAAEAGLPAVQVVVGDAALTDHYADLAPAHLVLVCGVFGNIVDADIRATVGHCAALCAAGGTVFWTRHRREPDLVPAICDWFAEEGFTPVAVSSPADGVGVGVHRFTDRPRPLPAGVRMFEFVGYDRLTHP from the coding sequence GTGACACGGGACTGGTACGCCTGGCACGACGACTACGACCAGCCGGACTCGGCCCTGTCCCGACGCCTGACCGAGCTGCGGCTGCGCATCCGCGAGGCGCTGGACCAGGCGCCACCCGGCCCGCTCCGGGTGGTCAGCCTCTGCGCCGGCCAGGGGCGGGACCTGATCCCGGTGCTCGCGACGCATCCCCGGCGGGACGACGTGACCGCCCGCCTGGTCGAGCTGGACCCCCGCAACGCCGAGGTGGCCCGGGCGGCCGCGGCGGAGGCCGGCCTGCCGGCGGTGCAGGTGGTGGTCGGGGACGCGGCGCTGACGGACCACTACGCCGACCTCGCCCCGGCGCACCTCGTGCTGGTCTGCGGCGTCTTCGGCAACATCGTCGACGCCGACATCCGGGCCACGGTCGGGCACTGCGCCGCCCTCTGCGCCGCCGGCGGGACGGTCTTCTGGACCCGGCACCGTCGCGAGCCGGACCTGGTGCCCGCCATCTGCGACTGGTTCGCCGAGGAGGGCTTCACCCCGGTGGCGGTGAGCAGCCCGGCCGACGGGGTGGGGGTGGGCGTGCACCGCTTCACCGACCGACCCCGGCCGCTGCCGGCCGGCGTGCGGATGTTCGAGTTCGTCGGCTACGACCGCCTCACCCACCCGTGA
- a CDS encoding aminotransferase class V-fold PLP-dependent enzyme — translation MTVPQPPEPIPGARLLFSLDPSVSHLNHGSFGAVPIGVQRAQQRLRDEMEANPLRFFTQGLVDRIAHTRRHLAGFLGADPAGTALVGNATTGVAVVLQSLGLRPGDEVLTTDHGYGAVGFSVQRECRRTGATHRTLHVPLTAGDEEVVEIVRSGLRPGRTKLLVIDQLTSATARLFPAAAVVGVAREHGVPVLVDAAHAPGMLPITVASVGADFWVGNLHKWAYAPRGTAALVVAEPWRERIEPLVVSWEQEAGFPARVEWQATLDYTPWLAAPVGLFTLRSLGLERVRAHNAALAAYGQRVLGDALGVAPADLPEPGGPTVSMRLIPLPRGVATTMDAAKALQTRVADRIAAEVAVMTWNDRGWLRLCGQVYNTPDEYERLAVQLPALLAQR, via the coding sequence ATGACGGTCCCGCAGCCGCCCGAGCCGATCCCCGGCGCTCGACTGCTCTTCTCGCTCGACCCGTCGGTCAGCCACCTCAACCACGGCTCGTTCGGTGCCGTCCCGATCGGGGTGCAGCGGGCCCAGCAGCGGCTGCGCGACGAGATGGAGGCGAACCCGCTGCGCTTCTTCACCCAGGGCCTGGTCGACCGGATCGCCCACACCCGCCGGCACCTGGCCGGCTTCCTGGGGGCCGACCCGGCGGGCACCGCGCTGGTGGGCAACGCGACCACTGGGGTGGCGGTGGTGCTCCAGTCGCTCGGCCTGCGCCCCGGCGACGAAGTGCTGACCACGGACCACGGGTACGGCGCGGTCGGCTTCTCGGTGCAGCGGGAGTGCCGCCGCACCGGGGCGACGCACCGGACCCTGCACGTGCCGCTGACCGCCGGCGACGAGGAGGTCGTCGAGATCGTCCGATCCGGGCTGCGCCCCGGACGGACCAAGCTGCTGGTGATCGACCAGCTCACCTCCGCCACCGCCCGGCTCTTCCCGGCCGCCGCCGTGGTCGGGGTGGCCCGCGAGCACGGCGTGCCCGTCCTGGTCGACGCGGCGCACGCCCCGGGCATGCTGCCGATCACCGTGGCCTCCGTCGGCGCCGACTTCTGGGTCGGCAACCTGCACAAGTGGGCGTACGCGCCGCGCGGGACCGCCGCGCTGGTGGTCGCGGAGCCGTGGCGGGAGCGGATCGAACCGCTGGTCGTCTCCTGGGAGCAGGAGGCCGGCTTCCCCGCCCGGGTCGAGTGGCAGGCGACGCTGGACTACACCCCGTGGCTGGCCGCGCCGGTGGGGCTGTTCACCCTGCGCAGCCTGGGCCTGGAGCGGGTACGCGCGCACAACGCCGCGCTCGCCGCGTACGGGCAGCGGGTGCTCGGGGACGCCCTCGGGGTGGCGCCGGCCGACCTGCCGGAGCCCGGCGGACCGACGGTGTCCATGCGGCTCATCCCGCTGCCACGCGGCGTCGCCACCACGATGGATGCGGCGAAGGCGCTGCAGACCCGGGTCGCGGACCGGATCGCCGCCGAGGTGGCGGTGATGACCTGGAACGACCGGGGCTGGCTGCGGCTGTGCGGCCAGGTCTACAACACCCCCGACGAGTACGAGCGGCTGGCGGTCCAGCTTCCCGCGCTGCTCGCCCAGCGGTGA
- the tsf gene encoding translation elongation factor Ts yields MSNFTAADVKKLRDLTGAGMMDSKKALTEAEGDFDKAIEILRVKGAKDVGKRAGRTAANGLVAHSGKALLELNCETDFVAKNDAFIALAQQLVEHGERSGVSTAEELLASSIDGKPVADLIQEQSAKIGEKLVLNRFAKLDGNVAVYLHRKSQDLPPAVGVLVEFAGKTDEAGDADARGVAMQIAAMRPKYLTRDEVPAEVVESERRIAEQTAREENKPEAALPKIVEGRVNAFFKDYVLIEQASVADNKKSVKQMLAEAGIEVTRFLRFEVGQA; encoded by the coding sequence ATGTCCAACTTCACCGCCGCGGACGTCAAGAAGCTCCGCGACCTCACCGGCGCCGGCATGATGGACTCCAAGAAGGCGCTGACCGAGGCCGAGGGCGACTTCGACAAGGCCATCGAGATCCTGCGCGTCAAGGGTGCCAAGGACGTCGGCAAGCGGGCCGGCCGCACCGCCGCGAACGGCCTGGTCGCCCACTCCGGCAAGGCGCTGCTCGAGCTCAACTGCGAGACCGACTTCGTCGCCAAGAACGACGCCTTCATCGCCCTGGCCCAGCAGCTCGTCGAGCACGGCGAGCGCAGCGGCGTCAGCACCGCCGAGGAGCTGCTGGCCAGCTCGATCGACGGCAAGCCGGTCGCCGACCTGATCCAGGAGCAGTCCGCCAAGATCGGCGAGAAGCTGGTGCTGAACCGCTTCGCCAAGCTGGACGGCAACGTCGCGGTCTACCTGCACCGCAAGAGCCAGGACCTGCCGCCGGCCGTCGGCGTGCTGGTGGAGTTCGCCGGCAAGACCGACGAGGCCGGCGACGCCGACGCCCGCGGTGTGGCCATGCAGATCGCCGCGATGCGGCCGAAGTACCTCACCCGCGACGAGGTGCCGGCCGAGGTCGTCGAGTCCGAGCGGCGCATCGCCGAGCAGACCGCCCGCGAGGAGAACAAGCCCGAGGCGGCGCTGCCGAAGATCGTCGAGGGCCGGGTGAACGCCTTCTTCAAGGACTACGTCCTGATCGAGCAGGCGTCGGTGGCCGACAACAAGAAGTCGGTGAAGCAGATGCTGGCCGAGGCCGGCATCGAGGTGACCCGCTTCCTGCGGTTCGAGGTCGGCCAGGCCTGA
- the pyrH gene encoding UMP kinase has product MTQVVSDRSLAAVDPTAPPPGRSRRVVLKLSGEVFGGGAIGVDPDVVQGIARQIATVVRRGVQVSVVVGGGNFFRGAELQKRGMDRARADYMGMLGTVMNCLALQDFLEKEGIETRVQSAITMAQVAEPYIPLRAIRHLEKGRVVIFGAGAGMPYFSTDTVAAQRALEIRADVVLMSKNGVDAVYTADPRIDPTASKLDSITFSEVLRRNLRVADAAAFSLCMENGLPMLVFGAQGDDTIVRAVGGEKIGTLITA; this is encoded by the coding sequence ATGACGCAGGTTGTGAGTGACCGGAGCCTGGCGGCGGTTGATCCCACCGCCCCACCGCCCGGCCGTTCCCGCCGGGTGGTGCTGAAGCTGTCCGGCGAGGTCTTCGGCGGCGGCGCGATCGGCGTCGACCCGGACGTCGTGCAGGGCATCGCCCGGCAGATCGCCACCGTGGTCCGCCGCGGCGTGCAGGTCTCGGTGGTGGTCGGCGGCGGCAACTTCTTCCGCGGCGCCGAGTTGCAGAAGCGCGGCATGGACCGGGCCCGGGCCGACTACATGGGCATGCTCGGCACGGTGATGAACTGCCTGGCCCTCCAGGACTTCCTGGAGAAGGAGGGCATCGAGACCCGGGTGCAGAGCGCGATCACCATGGCCCAGGTCGCCGAGCCGTACATCCCGCTGCGGGCCATCCGGCACCTGGAGAAGGGCCGCGTGGTGATCTTCGGCGCGGGCGCCGGCATGCCGTACTTCTCCACCGACACGGTCGCCGCCCAGCGGGCGCTGGAGATCCGCGCCGACGTGGTGCTGATGAGCAAGAACGGCGTGGACGCGGTCTACACCGCGGACCCCCGGATCGACCCGACCGCCAGCAAGCTGGACTCGATCACCTTCTCCGAGGTGCTGCGCCGCAACCTGCGGGTGGCCGACGCGGCGGCGTTCAGCCTCTGCATGGAGAACGGCCTGCCGATGCTGGTCTTCGGTGCGCAGGGCGACGACACCATCGTCCGGGCGGTCGGCGGTGAGAAGATCGGCACCCTGATCACCGCCTGA
- the frr gene encoding ribosome recycling factor, with product MIDDTLLEAEEKMERAVEHAKEEFGAIRTGRANAAMFSKVIIDYYGTPTPLPQMASIGVPESRMVIIKPYDNSQINAMEKAIRDSDLGVNPNNEGNQLRILLPQMTEERRREMIKVARHKGEEAKVAVRNIRRKAKEELDRLVKDGEVGEDEGRRAEKDLDDLTQRYVATVDELVKHKEAELLEV from the coding sequence GTGATCGACGACACCCTCCTCGAGGCCGAGGAGAAGATGGAGCGTGCGGTCGAGCACGCCAAGGAGGAGTTCGGCGCCATCCGCACCGGTCGCGCCAACGCCGCCATGTTCTCCAAGGTCATCATCGACTACTACGGCACCCCCACCCCCCTGCCCCAGATGGCGTCCATCGGCGTCCCCGAGTCGCGCATGGTGATCATCAAGCCGTACGACAACTCGCAGATCAACGCCATGGAAAAGGCGATCCGCGACTCCGACCTCGGCGTCAACCCGAACAACGAGGGTAACCAGCTCCGCATCCTGCTCCCGCAGATGACCGAGGAGCGCCGCCGCGAAATGATCAAGGTCGCCCGGCACAAGGGCGAGGAGGCCAAGGTGGCCGTCCGCAACATCCGCCGCAAGGCCAAGGAAGAGCTGGACCGCCTGGTCAAGGACGGCGAGGTCGGCGAGGACGAGGGCCGGCGCGCCGAGAAGGACCTGGACGACCTGACCCAGCGGTACGTCGCCACCGTCGACGAGCTGGTCAAGCACAAGGAAGCGGAGCTGCTCGAGGTCTGA
- a CDS encoding YifB family Mg chelatase-like AAA ATPase yields the protein MSYAKVLGVGLVGVTGHVVEVEADLAPGLPAVVISGLPDTALHEARDRVRAAIVNSGEKWPNRRITLNLLPADLPKYGSAFDLAIATALLGGAGELPLLPLERVVVLGELGLDGTVRPVRGVLPMVAAAVKAGLGRVIVPVANAAEAAVIPGVRVRAVDTLHRLVGFIRDGTPLLEPPAAGRTPPPGGPDLADVAGQGLGRRALEVTAAGGHHLALLGPPGAGKTMLAERLPSILPELDDDAALEVTALHSIAGVLPSDGRLLRRPPFQAPHHTATVPALVGGGAGLARPGAVSLAHRGVLFLDEAPEFSKGALEALRQPLEHGWIRLARTRGRTEYPARVQLVLAANPCPCAKPAGDTQCECSPLTRRRYLGRLSGPLLDRIDVQVTVLPVRAAELMETGGANESSATVGARVAAARAAAAERWAPLGRRLNAEIPGPLLRRSPWRLPGQDTEELRARLDSGSLSARGFDRIIRLAWTIADLDGRDRPDREDVREAIGLRTGEGA from the coding sequence ATGAGCTACGCCAAGGTGCTCGGCGTGGGCCTGGTCGGGGTGACCGGGCACGTGGTGGAGGTGGAGGCCGATCTGGCGCCGGGGCTGCCGGCGGTGGTCATCTCCGGCCTGCCCGACACCGCCCTGCACGAGGCCCGGGACCGGGTCCGCGCCGCCATCGTGAACTCCGGCGAGAAGTGGCCGAACCGGCGGATCACCCTCAACCTGCTCCCCGCCGACCTGCCGAAGTACGGCTCGGCGTTCGACCTGGCCATCGCCACCGCCCTGCTCGGCGGCGCCGGGGAGCTTCCGCTGCTGCCGCTGGAGCGGGTGGTGGTCCTGGGCGAGCTGGGGCTGGACGGCACGGTCCGACCCGTCCGCGGCGTGCTGCCGATGGTGGCCGCCGCGGTCAAGGCGGGGCTGGGGCGGGTCATCGTGCCGGTCGCCAACGCGGCCGAGGCGGCGGTGATCCCCGGCGTCCGCGTCCGCGCGGTCGACACCCTGCACCGGCTGGTCGGCTTCATCCGGGACGGCACGCCGCTGCTGGAACCCCCGGCCGCCGGCCGAACGCCACCTCCGGGCGGGCCGGATCTGGCCGACGTCGCCGGCCAGGGGCTGGGCCGGCGGGCCTTGGAGGTGACCGCCGCCGGTGGCCACCACCTCGCGTTGCTCGGGCCGCCCGGCGCCGGCAAGACCATGCTGGCCGAACGCCTGCCGTCGATCCTGCCCGAGCTGGACGACGACGCCGCGCTGGAGGTCACCGCGCTGCACTCGATCGCCGGCGTGCTGCCGTCGGACGGGCGGCTGCTGCGCCGCCCGCCGTTCCAGGCACCGCACCACACCGCCACCGTGCCGGCGCTGGTGGGTGGGGGCGCCGGGTTGGCCCGCCCGGGCGCGGTGTCGCTGGCCCACCGCGGGGTGCTCTTCCTCGACGAGGCGCCGGAGTTCAGCAAGGGCGCCCTGGAGGCGTTGCGCCAGCCGCTGGAGCACGGCTGGATCCGGCTGGCCCGGACCCGGGGCCGCACCGAGTACCCGGCGCGGGTCCAGCTGGTGCTGGCCGCCAATCCCTGTCCGTGCGCGAAACCGGCTGGCGACACGCAGTGCGAGTGCAGCCCGCTGACCCGGCGACGCTACCTGGGGCGACTCTCCGGTCCCCTGCTGGACCGGATCGATGTGCAGGTCACCGTGCTGCCGGTGCGGGCGGCCGAACTGATGGAGACGGGCGGGGCGAACGAGTCCTCGGCCACCGTCGGCGCGCGGGTCGCCGCGGCACGCGCCGCGGCGGCCGAGCGCTGGGCCCCGCTCGGCCGCCGGCTCAACGCCGAGATACCCGGCCCGCTGCTGCGCCGCTCGCCCTGGCGGTTGCCGGGTCAGGACACCGAAGAGCTGCGCGCCCGGCTGGACAGCGGGTCGCTCTCGGCCCGGGGCTTCGACCGGATCATCCGGTTGGCGTGGACGATCGCCGATCTGGACGGGCGGGACCGGCCGGACCGGGAGGACGTACGGGAAGCGATCGGACTACGGACGGGAGAGGGAGCATGA
- a CDS encoding YraN family protein has protein sequence MTKRNQAVGAYGERCAVRHLIEAGLRPVARNWRCPAGEIDIIAWEGGVLAFCEVKTRRTDDFGSPAEAVVPAKARRLRGLAARWLAETGTTADEVRFDVLSVRLSATGAARVDHLKGAF, from the coding sequence ATGACGAAGCGGAACCAGGCCGTCGGCGCGTACGGGGAGCGGTGCGCGGTCCGACACCTGATCGAGGCGGGACTGCGGCCGGTCGCCCGGAACTGGCGCTGCCCGGCCGGCGAGATCGACATCATCGCCTGGGAGGGCGGGGTGCTCGCCTTCTGCGAGGTGAAGACCCGCCGTACCGACGACTTCGGCAGTCCGGCCGAGGCCGTTGTACCGGCCAAGGCGCGCCGGCTGCGCGGCCTGGCCGCCCGGTGGCTGGCCGAAACCGGCACCACCGCCGACGAGGTGCGCTTCGACGTCCTCTCGGTCCGGCTGTCCGCGACGGGCGCGGCCCGGGTCGACCACCTCAAGGGCGCGTTCTGA
- a CDS encoding sulfite oxidase → MTTVDDVSRPSRIAGPDEAISAEELQLAARNHGIPLEALRYDVTPAGLHYLLIHYDIPDVDPVAHTLTVDGAVDRPLRLDLAGLRDRPRVTHRVTLECAGNGRALLHPRPVSQPWLVEAVGNAEWTGTPLAPLLREAGLSPDAVDVVFTGADHGVERGVEQDYQRALPVADALREEVLLAYEMNGAPLLPQHGSPLRLIVPGWYGMAHVKWLRGIRVLTEPFDGYQNAVAYRLRSDADDPGVPVTRIEPRALVRPPGFPDFMSRTRVLRPGPCTVDGRAWSGHAPVSAVEVTTDGGASWVPTRLDEPSGGEWAWRRWQFDWAPEPGRYVLGARATDAAGRRQPVEQPWNRGGFANNLVQRVEVVVLAG, encoded by the coding sequence ATGACCACTGTGGACGACGTCAGCCGGCCGTCCCGGATCGCCGGTCCGGACGAGGCGATCAGCGCGGAGGAGTTGCAGCTCGCCGCGCGCAACCACGGCATCCCCCTCGAGGCGCTGCGCTACGACGTCACCCCGGCCGGGCTGCACTACCTGCTCATCCACTACGACATCCCGGACGTCGACCCGGTGGCGCACACGCTGACCGTCGACGGCGCGGTGGACCGGCCGCTGAGGCTCGACCTGGCCGGCCTGCGGGACCGTCCCCGGGTCACCCACCGGGTGACCCTGGAGTGCGCCGGCAACGGTCGGGCGCTGCTGCACCCGCGGCCGGTCAGCCAGCCGTGGCTGGTGGAGGCGGTCGGCAACGCCGAGTGGACCGGCACGCCGCTGGCGCCGCTGCTGCGCGAGGCCGGGCTCTCCCCGGACGCCGTGGACGTGGTCTTCACCGGCGCGGACCACGGCGTCGAGCGGGGCGTCGAGCAGGACTACCAGCGGGCACTGCCGGTCGCGGACGCGCTGCGCGAGGAGGTGCTGCTGGCGTACGAGATGAACGGCGCTCCCCTGCTGCCGCAGCACGGGTCGCCGCTGCGGCTGATCGTGCCCGGCTGGTACGGCATGGCGCACGTGAAGTGGCTGCGCGGCATCCGGGTGCTGACCGAGCCCTTCGACGGCTACCAGAACGCGGTGGCGTACCGGCTGCGGAGCGACGCCGACGACCCCGGCGTGCCGGTGACCCGGATCGAGCCTCGCGCCCTGGTCCGCCCGCCGGGCTTCCCGGACTTCATGTCACGTACCCGGGTGCTGCGTCCGGGGCCGTGCACGGTGGACGGTCGGGCCTGGTCGGGACACGCGCCGGTCAGCGCGGTGGAGGTGACCACCGACGGTGGCGCGAGCTGGGTACCGACCCGGCTGGACGAGCCGAGCGGCGGGGAGTGGGCGTGGCGGCGGTGGCAGTTCGACTGGGCTCCGGAGCCGGGGCGGTACGTGCTGGGCGCTCGGGCCACGGACGCCGCCGGACGCCGTCAGCCGGTCGAGCAGCCGTGGAACCGGGGCGGCTTCGCCAACAACCTGGTGCAGCGGGTCGAGGTGGTGGTCCTGGCGGGGTGA